The DNA window ACAGCCTGTTCGAGCCCACCCGGGAGCCGCTGCTGGAGTTCCTCGAGGCGCTGCCGGCCGGGGTGGACGTGGTCCTGGATCCCGGGGACCCCTTCGCCGACTTCCCCGAGGAGGTGCAGCGCCGGGTGCTGGCGTGCACGACGGTGTGGACCTCGAACGCCGATGAGGCCCGGGCGCTCACCGATCTCGACGACCTCGAGGACACGCCGCAGGCGATCCGTCGGCGGCTGCGGCCTGGAGCGGTCGTGATCGTGCGCGACGGCGATCGTGGCTGCCTCGTCTTCCACCACGGGCGCGGCACCGAGATCCCCGCCTTCCCGCAGACCCCGGTGGACACCAACGGCGCCGGCGACACCCACACCGGGGTGCTGCTGGCGGAGCGGGCCCTCGGCGCGGACTGGGAGTCCGGCGCGACCCGCGCGAACGCCGCTGCGGCGATCGCGGTGACCCGGCGCGGCACGGAGAGCGCCCCCACCCGCGACGAGGTGGACGCGTTCCTCGCCTGAGAGCGCATCCAGCACCGCCCCCTACGATGGAGGCGCACGTCACCCTCGAGACGGATCAGGAGACCATGGACGAGCGGACCTTCCACGACTTCTCCGCGATCACGATCGACGGCGAGCGCCGCCCGATGAGCGAGTACCGCGGCCGCCTGGTCCTGGTCGTCAACATCGCCACCCAGTGCGCCTTCACCCCGCAGCTGACCAGCCTGCAGGACCTGGACGACCGCTTCTCCGAGCACGGCTTCACGGTCCTCGGCTTCCCGTCGGACCAGTTCCACCAGGATCCCGGCACCGACGAGGACACCCAGGAGTTCTGCACCTCGACCTACGACGTGCGCTTCCCGCTGTTCTCGAAGATCGACGTCAACGGCCCGGACGCGCACCCGCTGTGGCAGTGGATGTGCACGCAGAAGGCCGGCGTGATCGGCGGGCGCATCGCCTGGAACTTCACCAAGTTCCTCATCGACGGCGAGGGGAAGGTGCTGCGGCGGTACGCGCCGCTGGTGCCGCCGGCGCGCATCGGCCGACGGATCGAGAGCGAGCTCGGCCTGCGCTGACGGGCATTCGTCCGGATTGATAGCGTGGATCACAGACTTCACCACAGAGAGAAGGGGTATTCATGGAAGGCGTCATCGTCGTCCTCGTCCTGGGGGTAGGACTCCTCATCGTCCTGGCCATCGTCGCCGCGCTGCTGTTCGGCGGCCTGCGCACGTCGGTCATGTTCACGGTGCACACGCAGGAAGCGGTCATCGTCGAGCGCTTCGGCAAGTTCAAGCGCGTCGCCCACGCGGGTCTGAACGTCAAGACCCCGTTCATCGACAACATCACCAAGCCGGTCTCGCTGCGTGTGCAGCAGCTGGAGGTGAACATCGAGTCCAAGACGAAGGACAACGTGTTCGTCACCGTCCCGGTCGCGGTCCAGTACCGGATCCGCGAGGAGCAGGTCGTCGACGCGTACTACAAGCTGTCGAACCCCGAGGCGCAGATCCGCTCCTACGTCTTCGACACCGTCCGCTCGGCGCTCTCCGGCCTCGAGCTCGACGCCGCCTTCGAATCGAAGGACGACATCGCCCGCAGCGTCGAGTCGACGCTGTCCGAGCGCATGCAGGAGTTCGGCTTCAACATCATCAACACCCTGGTCCAGGACATCTCCCCGGACCAGCGCGTGCGCGATTCGATGAACTCCATCAACGCCGCCCAGCGCGACCGCGTCGCCGCGCAGTCCCTCGCCGAGGCGGACAAGATCAAGCGCGTCACCCAGGCCGAGGCCGAGGCGGAGTCCAAGCGCCTCCAGGGTGAGGGCGTCGCCGCCCAGCGCAAGGCGATCGCGCTCGGCATCGCGGAGCAGTACGAGATGCTCCGCAAGGTCGGCATCGAGAACTCGGCCGAGCAGCTCCTGCTCATGACCCAGTACTTCGACACCATGCAGGACGTGGCCCGCAACGGCCGCTCCAACGTGCTGTACCTGCCCAGCAATCCCGGCGCCGTCGGAGGCATGGGCGAGGAGATCCGCACCGCGATGCTCCAGTCCCAGGCCGCCGCGGAGGCGTCGCAGGACGCCGACGCCGCGGACGCCGAGAACCGCCGGGTCAGCGCGGGCCAGCTCCGTCAGCAGGAGGAGCAGCGCGCCCGACGTCGCGCCGAGCAGCAGGCCCGTGCCGCGCAGCAGCAGGTGCCCGAGGACTACCCCGGCGGGGACGTCCCGCCGTGGGCGCATCCCGGTTCCGCGAACCAGGGCTGAGGCCCGCACACCCCCGGAGGGTCCGGCGCACGTGGTGCGCCGGGCCCTTCGTCGTCCCGCGGAGCACTCCTGAGAGGATGACCCCCATGGACCGACCGAACATCATCCTCGTCTGCGTCGACGAGATGCGGGCCGACGCGATGGGCATCGCGGGCGACGACCACATCGACACCCCGAACCTCGACGACCTCGCACGGGGCGGCTACCGCTTCACACGGGCGTACTCGGCGACGCCCACGTGCGTGCCCGCCCGCGTCGCGCTGTTCACCGGGCAGTCGCAGGAGCGGCACGGCCGGTACGGCTACCGCGAGGGGATCTCCTTCCCGGAGGCCTACCCGGTGACCCTGCAGTCCACGCTGCGGGAGGCCGGCTACCAGGCGTTCGGGGTGGGCAAGATGCATGTCTTCCCCGACCGGGCGCGCTGCGGCTTCGACGAGGTGCTGCTGCACGACGGCTTCCTGCACACCTCGCGCCGGCTCAGCCGGGGCCCGTCCGCGATGATCGACGACTACGTCGAGTTCCTGCGCCGCGAGACCGGCGACCCCCGCGCCGACTACCAGGAGACCGGGATCGGCTGCAATGCGATGACGGCCCGGCCGTGGGAGCGGGAGGAACGTCTGCACCCGACCCG is part of the Brachybacterium ginsengisoli genome and encodes:
- a CDS encoding PfkB family carbohydrate kinase, whose product is MPRVLHTAQALVDVILEVDALPLRGGNVNARSEQKYAGGAVTTLIAAARTGAEAVHGGAHGTGPNGDLIREALARDGIALSDAPRPDADTGYCTVLIEPSAERTFLTVYGAERDITAASLATLEPQAGDLVCVSGYSLFEPTREPLLEFLEALPAGVDVVLDPGDPFADFPEEVQRRVLACTTVWTSNADEARALTDLDDLEDTPQAIRRRLRPGAVVIVRDGDRGCLVFHHGRGTEIPAFPQTPVDTNGAGDTHTGVLLAERALGADWESGATRANAAAAIAVTRRGTESAPTRDEVDAFLA
- a CDS encoding glutathione peroxidase, producing MDERTFHDFSAITIDGERRPMSEYRGRLVLVVNIATQCAFTPQLTSLQDLDDRFSEHGFTVLGFPSDQFHQDPGTDEDTQEFCTSTYDVRFPLFSKIDVNGPDAHPLWQWMCTQKAGVIGGRIAWNFTKFLIDGEGKVLRRYAPLVPPARIGRRIESELGLR
- a CDS encoding SPFH domain-containing protein, which gives rise to MEGVIVVLVLGVGLLIVLAIVAALLFGGLRTSVMFTVHTQEAVIVERFGKFKRVAHAGLNVKTPFIDNITKPVSLRVQQLEVNIESKTKDNVFVTVPVAVQYRIREEQVVDAYYKLSNPEAQIRSYVFDTVRSALSGLELDAAFESKDDIARSVESTLSERMQEFGFNIINTLVQDISPDQRVRDSMNSINAAQRDRVAAQSLAEADKIKRVTQAEAEAESKRLQGEGVAAQRKAIALGIAEQYEMLRKVGIENSAEQLLLMTQYFDTMQDVARNGRSNVLYLPSNPGAVGGMGEEIRTAMLQSQAAAEASQDADAADAENRRVSAGQLRQQEEQRARRRAEQQARAAQQQVPEDYPGGDVPPWAHPGSANQG